The genomic segment TAACAGCGGCGGGCGCATGCCTGGTGTCCTGGGGGTTCATCACAATCATATagtataaggcagtgttttccaaatagtgtgtctccaACTGCAGTAAAACTACAAGCCgtgtgtctccggctgttgcaaaactacaactcccagcatgcccagacagcctttggctgggagttgtagttttgcaacagccggagacacactgtttggaaaacacttgtATAAAGTGTTATCTACCCCAGTATTGTAAATTATAAGAATATAAATCGACAAGCATtagcaacataaaaaagtaatcCACGGCACACCACAAGGTTCTTATGCAAATAGTGCaataattgtttttaattctcCTTGCAGACGATTGGATTTTCTTCAAAGGCATGAACTTTCAAATTTGTATTTACAAGGCATATCACCGCAACATTTCGGTCGAAGGCAAACCTTTGTCAAGTGCCATCGGGCTGCGGCATGAGAATGGCGGTGATAGCAGGTGAATGTTGTACTAGATTTGTACTTTTGTATagtcagattttttttatgtattctccactgatatatatacatttcttttCTATAATCGTCCAATAATCCAGACAAATAATTAGTATCAGGAttatagagttaaaggggtatcgaaaggataggggatcagatgtttgatcacagggggcccgctgctgagacccccgcgatatccctgcagcagcccgcattctatgcgtagctgcatctgcagtttcggaaaccgccgggcttccgggACGGGGACGTgaaatcacgccacacccccctccattaatttctgtgggagggggcgttgcggccattacgccccctcccatagaaattaatggaggggggcggggcgtgatgtcatgtccccgtctcggaagcccggcggtttccgaacctgcagacgcagctacgcatagaatgcaggctgctgcagggagatcgcggggggtctcagtggcaggccccccgtgatcagacatcttatcccctatgctttcgataggggataagatgttttcgcccagaatacccctttaactatatattacaggtcattacaggttgtcctttacacaccAGTTCAGTCTATAGTTTATTGGACAATGCCAGCTATTTTGGATACTCAGACCCCaaccaaacttttgacatgccttgACGGAATGCCTCAGTCATAGACTACTCTAGACAACTAGAAGTGTTACAGAAATACTATTGCTTAACCCAACACCAATAAAAGGTAAAAATGTGCAAATTTTGTATCCTTTTGCCATCATGTGTGTCAACACACATAAGAACCCCTCGATAATAATCCTGTCTTTGCCCGGGGCTCCCTTTTGTGGATTGTAACGCAGCTATCTGGGAACACATAAAAGGCAGCGTGAAGGTTCTCGGTGAAGGTGGCAGAAAAGCTATATAAGTGTCTGATGTAATCACCGAGCTGATAAAAGGATATGATGCCAGAATCATAGTCCACATACACTCCAAGCAGCTCTACCGGAGATCTCAGAGTCACTTCTTCCCTCACTTTATTGTGAAGAGCAGAAAGACAATTGCGATGTTCCAGACACCAGGACTTGTTATTAAAGCCAATATAGGCGTCATCGTCCATTGTTTTCCTGTTTATGCTATGGTAAGCCACTCCAACAATCCATTCCTTGGCTTTACTGGCATCCACTTCCCAATATTGCTGTGCTGAGAAGCTACAAGTGCTCAAAACCTGACAGACGTTAAATCGCTCCGGTCCTTCTAGATACCCCTGATCCGCGGAGACGTAAGACGCCGATCTGCAGTCAGGTGATACACGAATATAGTTACAGGCGGTTTTTACATCCAGCAGTCCTTCCAAAACTTTCGGCCCAGGGTTTAACTGAGTGAATTCAGAGAGCGTCCAACTCACACTGGACAAGCACCTCTTCACAATTAAGTTGATAGGCTTTTCATCTAAATTGATCTCAGTGTTGTCACCTTGGGGATACTCGTCCTCTGTTTCAGGTTCCTGCTGTAAGATGGTTATAGAATCGGCCATGTTGAGCAGCTTATGGATCTCCTGTATCTTCATGGACAGCTCAGTCTTCCGTATCTCCAGCTCCTGGATTACTTTGGAGACCTGCATCAGGGCGTGTTCCCTCTTCCTAGAGATCTCTCGCAGAGCAGTCTTCCGGAAGATCTTGATATCTTTAATTATCATCTTAAAGAAAGTGTCCATTACCTTCTCTAGAACATCTGAAGTGTCTTGAATTTTCCTTTTTTGTTCACTGAGACTCTCAGCCCTCTTTTCAGTAGCTTCTTTCTTTCTGGTAAGGTCCACAAAAGAATGTTGCAGTCTCTCCTGTGAATGCTCTTGCAGGTGCTGTATTATGTTACACAGCTTTCTGTTTCCCAGCAGTACAGGACGGTACAGGTACGCTGCTCTGCATTCGGGGCAGGTATACGCTATAGATCCATGGCGAGTGTTCAGAGCTCGTTCAATGCACTCCCGGCAGAAGTTGTGGCCACAGTTCAGCATGACTGGATCCCTATATATGTACAGACAGATGGAGCAGACCAGCTCGTTGTTCAGTAATGCCATTATGTAACGAAACTATCATAAACCTGAAAGAGAAGCTCTGATGACAGCTTACAAGGTGCAGCGTATGAACGAGCCTAGTGCTTATTTCCTGTGTACTTTAACTCTGGAGACGTCAACAATTACACCTACGTTATAAACCACTTTGACTTGCCCTTTCAGTAAACAGGTTTGCAtattttactttcagtttccAATCAGGTCTAAGCACATAAAAGTTAATAGTATAAATGAGGTCCCAACAGCAAAGCAACACAATATTACATATATAGGACAAAAACCTTTATCATTAATATATGGACAGATCATTTTGCATTTTGATTCACTTGTGGCACAGtcatctaagggtctattcacatggtggaattcacTTGGGGCACAGTCATCTAAGCATCTATTCACAAGGTGGAATTCCTCCTCAATTTaaagcctcaaattaaagcccgtagacttctatgggattccgcattcaaccttctgaaattctgcttgtgg from the Hyla sarda isolate aHylSar1 chromosome 8, aHylSar1.hap1, whole genome shotgun sequence genome contains:
- the LOC130285323 gene encoding nuclear factor 7, brain-like; protein product: MALLNNELVCSICLYIYRDPVMLNCGHNFCRECIERALNTRHGSIAYTCPECRAAYLYRPVLLGNRKLCNIIQHLQEHSQERLQHSFVDLTRKKEATEKRAESLSEQKRKIQDTSDVLEKVMDTFFKMIIKDIKIFRKTALREISRKREHALMQVSKVIQELEIRKTELSMKIQEIHKLLNMADSITILQQEPETEDEYPQGDNTEINLDEKPINLIVKRCLSSVSWTLSEFTQLNPGPKVLEGLLDVKTACNYIRVSPDCRSASYVSADQGYLEGPERFNVCQVLSTCSFSAQQYWEVDASKAKEWIVGVAYHSINRKTMDDDAYIGFNNKSWCLEHRNCLSALHNKVREEVTLRSPVELLGVYVDYDSGIISFYQLGDYIRHLYSFSATFTENLHAAFYVFPDSCVTIHKREPRAKTGLLSRGSYVC